From Archaeoglobus sulfaticallidus PM70-1:
TCACAACCCATATGGATACGGTTCCATCACATGATGCCCTACTAAATCCGGTTATAGTTGATGGGAAACTGTATGGCAGGGGATCATGCGATGCCAAGGGATGTATGGCCGTATATATTCATGCAGCCCTTAACTCGAAAGCGGATGTTGGATTGAAGCTTGCATTCACATGCGATGAGGAGGTAGGGGGCATCAATGGACTGGGATATGTTTTCGAGAAGGAGAGAGCCGATTTTGTTCTGGTAGGGGAGCCATTTGGTGCAGACAGAGTTGGGGCCTTGCAGGCTTCAGTTGTCTCAGCAGACATAACCATAAAAGGGGAGTCCGGTCATACCGCAAGCAAGGATTCCAGAAAGGGAGCCATATACAGAGCTTCAGAGTACATAATCGAAACCACAAAAAAGATCTCATCGCTTAAAGGAGACTATGCAAATTTTGAAAGTTTCTTCAAAGGACTGGGTTTTGAATTCGAGGTCAGAGGAATCTCACATGCAATTTTCAATCCTGCAGTGATTAAAGGAGGTGTCAAAAGAAATGTTGTTGCTCCTGAATGCACGATCTCCGCAGATATAAGGTTTGCACCCTGGATCGGCAGAGACGAAATTAGAGATGCAATATACAGCGAGCATGCAGAGTTCAGGATAAACGGAGTTCTCCAGCCATTCGGCATCCTGATAGATGGTACCAACACTGAAAAGGATATAGAGTTTCTCAAAATCCTGAGGGATTCCATAAAAGACTTCGGCATGAGGCCTGTAGCCGTGTGCAGTCTGGGTGTTGGAGATACCAGGCATGTCAGGAAGTATGGAGTTCCCGCTTTCTATTATGGCCCGAGAGGTTACGGGCTACACTCAGACAACGAATGCGTTGTGATAGAAGAGTTATACACATGTTCAAAAGTTATCGAGAGGATTATCGAGAGAATTCAAATATTTTCTTAACAATCCTGCATGCCTCATCGATCTGATCCAGTTCGGTGAAACCAACTATTATCGAATCAGAGTACTTGAAAGCAAATGGGAATCCTTTGTAGGGATTTATCCTCCCGGCAGCAAGGGTTTTTATTCCAAAAATGTATTTTCCGGAATTCTTTGAATTCTCTATTGCTAGGAGTGCAGTGTCATATGAGGGTTCCATGTACAGCCCAATTGGGTTGATCGGAACCATATATGCCCTCACGAGTTCGATTTCATCGATCTTTGGCAGAACATAACCCGGTTTGTGGGTGGCTATTCCCGGAATTATACCCAGATCATGGCAGGATTCTGCAAAAGATCGTATTTTCTCGATATCAAGCTGATCCGTTACTGATGCATGCAGAAATACTATTATCGGATCAAAGTTAATTATAAGCTCAATTTCGCTTTCATCCTCAACTGTCGCAATAACATTTATGCTCCTGACCTCTGCAGTCAGTTCAACAGCCTCAATTATTGGAGGATAAGGAGCTATATGAATGCACGGGTAACACTTCGATGAGAAATATATGAAAAACTGAGAAATCAAGCCGGGGTTACTGTAGAATCTCCTGTGATACTCCTCAGCCCTGCTACCAAACTGCCCAGCCCCCATGAAAGGGGAAATTCCGTGGATCAAAACTGGTAGCTCCTTGCCATCCACGCTGACTACCGGGATCATCCTGTTAAATTTACTCTAATAAGATATAATTCTTTGGGTTTTTGACACTCTCCCAACTTTAGTGGGGAGATTCTTGCTTCTGAGGGTTTCACACCCATCTACACCCACATCGAGCTTCTAATCTCAGGTGCATCATCCACCCTCAGAAGCTTCCTGAGCCTGTTTCACAATCATTTTTGGTCAGACCTGTGATTGCCTCACAACAGTGTGGTTTTTAAAACGTGGAGCTGTGGAGGTAAACCCACTGATGAGATGGTTGATTTCATTCAACCTGCCAGCTTACATCACACTGAAAATTCCTAGTGCTTTAATACTTGTTCTACAGATAATGGCGATAAGAAAAGGAAGTCAGATATGGGCTAGAAGAACAGCATTTGTCGTTGTTCTTCTATCGCTGTTTCCCCCGCTGTTCAATACAGCCAACCTGCTTTTATTGTGATATGTATGTTCCTTAATTTCCTTTTGATCTCTTTAAGAGGAACTAATTTTTCTTTTTCCAAGTCAAGAGTATAGAATTCCACTTTTTCTCTTATCTCTTCTGGCTCGTTCTCTTTGATGTCAATCAGCGTTTTAAAATGTCTTAAAAACGTGAAATTGTCCATAATTATGTTTATTTTTCTGACATTCGTTAGTTCTTTGTATTTTTCAATCGTGTAAATGATCTTTTCTTCCACGGTTTTTCCTTCAGTATCCTGAGCGAACAGCGTTTCTACCTCGTAAACTTCGTTGCTACTTGTATCCATTACGTCGGCGATTACACCACCTAGAAACTCTCTGGTGTCTTCTTCCGTTTTTATTATTTTATCAATTTCGTATTTCTTTGGTTTCCTCGGATTTTCGGGTTTTATTATTCCCTTCTTTATCAGCTCCTTGGTCAGGCATTTCACTACGAACCATTTCATCTGCTTGTGTTCTGGCGATTCGCCTTCGTGTGGTTTGGTTGCCATACTGTATGCGCTTCCCTCCAGCTTCTCCAGTCTTTCTTCGAATTCTCTTCGAGCATATTTGTTGAAGATGTCGTCGAAAGTAGCGCCATAGGGTCTTTCTACTCCTTTCTCTTCCACAAAAACGGATGGGATTGAGTTCAAGTTGAGACATCCCCAAACCAAACTTGAAAGCTCTTTCTTTTCCTCGAATGACAACCGTCTTGGCTCAACGTACATGATGTTCAAGGGATGCTCGATTTCTTTTTCTAATTTTTCCAGCACTTTTTTGCAGTGCTCATACAGCTCCGCGTCACGCGTTTTGAAAATAATAAAGCCGACATCACCTATAATAGCTCTTCTTATAGGTTCTCTTAAATTATTCTGAGTGAACCATTCTCTGACTTTCTTTTTGTTACAGTCTAAATCTATCGTAAATAAACTCCCATGAACTTCCATCCACTTCCCAATTTCCATTACGTTGAACTCATCCAGCTCTTTTATTGGTTTGAATCTTAGATAGCCTCCTGTTTTTTCTCTGTAAATCATTATGCAGAGGGTTTCAAAGCTGCCAATTGTGCTGTCCTTTTCTAATTCTCTGTACAGCACTATTTTGGGTCCTTTTGATGACAATCTGCTATTAGATACACCGAATACGAGATCCACAATATCTGGTGTTTCTTCTTTAATTTCTTCACTACCACCGGAGGGTTCGTTTTCTGCTGATATAGCACTGAAATCTAAGTGTTCTTCACTTGTTTGAACAAGTTCTTTTTCAATTGTTGGAACTTCTTCGTAATCTTTCGCCATTTTAACTGTTGTGTCAAAACTTTTGAGGATTAATGAAGCTTCGTCAAGAGTAATGGAATCAGGAACTAATATATCCAGTTCTTCCTTTCTATCATTAAATGCTAAATCCATTTTTAAGTCGAGTAATTTGATTTTTGGAGAATTCAGCAATTCTATTTTTGGAATTTTTAATTCAGCCTTTATCTCTCTTTTTGAGGTTATAGACCTATCGAGTTCGATTAGCTTGAGGTTGTGTGAATGTTTTACTAAAATCTGTGATGGAAGTAAAAGCTTTTCCTCGTACCCCCAACTCAAAACGTCTTGTTTCTGATTTTTGTTTGGGTTTTTCTGTTTTTTGGCTTTGGATTTTATTTCTCCGCTTGATTTTGCCTCTTCTATTTCTCTTCTTTTCCTCTCCAATACTTTCTCATGTACGGCTTTGTATTCTTTTTCGATTTCCATAATTTTCACTCTCTTTTGACTAACATAAATGTGGCATCGTCTTTTAATACAAGCTCGTAAGTCCCCAAAAACAACGCTGGTGACATTTGGTCGAGGAATCCAAACAGTCTTGAAACTACTACTCCTTTTTCGTCCTTTATCAAATCTTTATCAATTAGGTATATCCTTAGATTGTAATATGCATGTTTGCGTGAATAACTGCCATCATAGATTTTAATATTATATAGATATTCGTTATCTTTCCAACTCCAATTTAATCTTTCTAACTCTTTTCTACATACGTCTAAGTACTCCCTTCGTGGGTTTGGGAGGTTTTCAACAACGTCTTTTAAAGGATATGAATAGTAATAGTAGTATGAATAGTCAAACAAAAGCCAAATAAGTCTATTCAACCAAAGTAAAAGTCCACCAAGTGTATTTACTTTCTCCTTTAAAACAACCATCAACTTATCCACTTCCCGATATTCATCGGGATTGATTGTATCAGCATACCAATCGCTAACGTCAAAATCGGAATACACGTTGGGAAATCCATAAATCGTGTAATCTCTTCTTAGTTTTTCATCCTCAACCTCTGGAGCAAAAATTTCGGTCAATCCAAGAAAATCCCTTAAAAATTGGAATTTTTCTCCGTTTTTAGTTTCTGGAAATGCTAACTCTAAATATTTTCTCGTAATCTTTCTGATGTTCCAAATAAAAGTCATATATTTGTCATAGCCGACACAGACGTTTAAGCAGTGTTGTAAAAGATTCTGCAACCCCTTAAACACCTTATCTGGTTGCTCTATGTATTCATCCTTTGATACAACCACCTCTTTCTGATTTGAATTTATATCAGCTTTTTTAATAATTAATTCTGCAACATCTTTTATTAGCTCTATCCACCCTACAATTTGTGTTTTATGAACCATTATTGGAACTGCTGGTTCTAAACCTTGTAAGACGAATGCTTGGTATGAGTTTAAATCAGCAATTTCCGCTCCGAACATATCTTTAATAGCCTTTGCAAAACTGTTTTCTTTATACTTCTTTTCGTTAACACCACCTAAAAACACCACGTCAAACTTTGGATATTTTTTGAGGACGTATGACGTATCTTTACCGTCCAAGTCCTTCAAAAATTTCCAAAAGTTTAGTAGCGCCACTGCATAATCTCTTATGGGAGTGATTTTCGTAACGACGAATTCCTCCCATTTTCCGGCTGAATAGTAGTCTATCATGGCATTTGATGATTAACGGAAACCTAAAATAAAATTTGCGAATTAGGTTGAAAGACGAGTCTGCATTTGTTCTGTTGAAGTTTGGAAGAGTTTATTTACGTGATCACACTGCCAGTACTTTATATATTCATTTATGCCCTGTTGAAAGTGAGAGCAGGTTTGTGGTGCACCTTAAAACTTGAATCGTTGTAAGGAGGAGTACGACTGTACTTTCTAGCATCTAACGATTTTAACAATCTACAGTGAATCGAGACGAATGGCGCGAGGATTAAAAGTTAACAATTACAGGAAGGAATATGAATATTCTCACCTAATAGTAAGTGTTAACACAACTTCAACGCTTGTTACTTTGTGAAGTACCGTGAATCAGAGGGCTTTCGTAGCGACATTTTGTAAAATGGCCAATCCGGCTAATCCGGACAGAATCTCTCCTTCACATAACCCACGATTCCAGAGAGGGTATTGTTCACGAAGTAATCCTCTCTGTCCATAATGTCTTCATCAAGGTACGATATCTTCGAGAAGAGATTGTCTTTTTTCGTCAGCTCTTCTCTTGAAAGTTCTATTATTTCCTTTTCATCCCTGTAACCTTTCTTGCAAGCAATCTCCTGAACAACTTCAACCCACAGATCCATCTGATCCATCGCCAGTTCGGCCATCTTTCTGCTATCCTCTTCATATCCAAAATGCCCAAAACAGGCTGTAAAGTTACCACTGTCATGTATTTTCTCTATTGACTCCCTAGCAACCTCGTACACGAATTTAGGTGGTGTGGCTGGCCGTAGGTAGAAATCCCATGTTTTGAGGTAGTGATGAACTCCTATGGCCTCTCCAACGAAGATGTACCTGTCATAGATATAGCAGTTGTGGTGGGGCGCGTGTCCGGGGGTTGCGATTACCTCAACCTCAGTTCCCTCAAATTCAACATCGCCTTCATATATATTTTTCTCGGGAACCGGCTTGATTCCTCCGTACATTCTTGCGATATCTCCAAGGACCTTTAAGCTTCCTTCCCAAAGCCTTTCGGGATTTATGAGATGTTTTTTACCCTTATCATGTACAACAACTTTAGCATTCGGATAGTACTCCAGAAAACTTCCAAGCCCACCAGCGTGATCTATGTGAATGTGAGTCAGCAAGATGAACTCCACATCTTCAACCCCAAGATACTTAAGAGCTTCAACAAGGAGTTTTACGGTTTTAGTTGTACCGACATCCACAAGAAAGGCTTTTTTATTGCTTTTGAAGACCCATGTGCTGATGAACTTCCTGAAACCCTTTCTTTCGTGAGGCAGATCGATCAGATATAGTTCATCGCTGACCTCAAGAATCTTCATGATAATACCTTTATCAGACAATATTAAAACTTTTTTAGCAGGTTCTGCCCTAGATGTCCCCATAAAAACGCCTTCAACAAAATACTTAAATAGCCATTGTGATTTCTTTGCAGATATAAAGAACAAGGGTGATGAGAAATGGCAAGATTTCCGGAAGCTGAGGCAAGGTTATTCAATGTCAAGATATGTATGAAGTGTAACGCCAGAAATCCAATAAAGGCCACCACATGCAGAAAGTGTGGTTACAAAGGACTCAGGCCGAAGTCCAAGGAGAGGAGAGGTAAGTAATCAAATAAATTCCAGCTTTTTAAATCCTTTTAATTCTAAAAAATTTTATAAAAATTGATTAAATATCAAGTTTGGATTTTATGTTTCTTTTCTTCACGACCTTCTTTATCGGTTCTGTCAGTATCGGCTTCTCTTTCAGAATTCCCTCTGGACGATAGACGAGAATGACCAGCATCACAAAACCAAAGAGAATGTACTCAAGCCATACCGGATCGAAAGGAAGTCCCAGAGTGCTCACAATCTCGAATTTATATGTTATCAGAAATATTCTTGCTATGACAAAAGAAGCCACCCCTATAAATACACCCCTA
This genomic window contains:
- a CDS encoding DUF5658 family protein, which produces MEVNPLMRWLISFNLPAYITLKIPSALILVLQIMAIRKGSQIWARRTAFVVVLLSLFPPLFNTANLLLL
- a CDS encoding 50S ribosomal protein L40e is translated as MARFPEAEARLFNVKICMKCNARNPIKATTCRKCGYKGLRPKSKERRGK
- a CDS encoding MBL fold metallo-hydrolase, with the translated sequence MKILEVSDELYLIDLPHERKGFRKFISTWVFKSNKKAFLVDVGTTKTVKLLVEALKYLGVEDVEFILLTHIHIDHAGGLGSFLEYYPNAKVVVHDKGKKHLINPERLWEGSLKVLGDIARMYGGIKPVPEKNIYEGDVEFEGTEVEVIATPGHAPHHNCYIYDRYIFVGEAIGVHHYLKTWDFYLRPATPPKFVYEVARESIEKIHDSGNFTACFGHFGYEEDSRKMAELAMDQMDLWVEVVQEIACKKGYRDEKEIIELSREELTKKDNLFSKISYLDEDIMDREDYFVNNTLSGIVGYVKERFCPD
- a CDS encoding M20 family metallopeptidase is translated as MPSANLTDPLKLTQELIKIDSRNPPGYTTAVVEFLENIFSEYKTRIVEKVEGKPNLIVEIQRGEPEFMLTTHMDTVPSHDALLNPVIVDGKLYGRGSCDAKGCMAVYIHAALNSKADVGLKLAFTCDEEVGGINGLGYVFEKERADFVLVGEPFGADRVGALQASVVSADITIKGESGHTASKDSRKGAIYRASEYIIETTKKISSLKGDYANFESFFKGLGFEFEVRGISHAIFNPAVIKGGVKRNVVAPECTISADIRFAPWIGRDEIRDAIYSEHAEFRINGVLQPFGILIDGTNTEKDIEFLKILRDSIKDFGMRPVAVCSLGVGDTRHVRKYGVPAFYYGPRGYGLHSDNECVVIEELYTCSKVIERIIERIQIFS
- a CDS encoding aldo-keto reductase family protein, with translation MIPVVSVDGKELPVLIHGISPFMGAGQFGSRAEEYHRRFYSNPGLISQFFIYFSSKCYPCIHIAPYPPIIEAVELTAEVRSINVIATVEDESEIELIINFDPIIVFLHASVTDQLDIEKIRSFAESCHDLGIIPGIATHKPGYVLPKIDEIELVRAYMVPINPIGLYMEPSYDTALLAIENSKNSGKYIFGIKTLAAGRINPYKGFPFAFKYSDSIIVGFTELDQIDEACRIVKKIFEFSR